In Topomyia yanbarensis strain Yona2022 chromosome 2, ASM3024719v1, whole genome shotgun sequence, one DNA window encodes the following:
- the LOC131679953 gene encoding uncharacterized protein LOC131679953, whose amino-acid sequence MYVADLVEHLRNPMLVQELVEKLPSQMRMQWSWYKRTISDVNLATFGDFMSELVKTVTDRWDQPLIIKHPMKISQRISVAISGAGFKSKFQLKNVHTVQKLKLQGQSFQYSELQKIYPHLRGLPLNNYSNAVPRMIIGIDYAQLLTTLKVREGKTNEPVAAKTRLGWCVYGKKVNGSSAVTRLHVHSEDIENRELHELMRQYYNVEEAAVATPLESEDDKRARIILENTTRRVKGGFETGLLWKYDKPSFPNNYPMVVRRMQSLEKRLAKEPGLRERLNVLITEYKSKGYAHRITQRKMESTDAGREWYLPVGIVRNSKKPEKIRLIWDAAARVNGVSLNDMLLKGPDMLTSLFTVLLRFRQRPVAVCGDIRKMFHQIRIISQDKQSQRFIYREQLDQPPQVFIMDVATFGATCSPCSAQYIKNTNAQNFKSLFPKATETIIIAHYVGDYLDSVDTIEEAIQIIEEVKYVHAREGFDIRHFSSNSSEVLRRLGEIRQIHEKSMILDKTVESKRVLGMVWKPAADVFTFDVTLMDDLSLLLFGWSHAHETILMQHIWRSGTDWDEKISDGLHDLWDDWTRLLKRLSDVEVARCFFGETSSKRHSGIQFHVFVDASELAYACVAYLRIVQEGIVRCVLVAAKTKVAPLKPLSIPRLELQAGLIGSRLMVNVCSSLDLPIEKRFMWTDSRTVLFWVRSDSRRYHPYVGFRVGEILNASSVNEWHCVPSKQNVADDATKWGVGPSFNPSNRWYISQNFLYFPEKEWPEQPTKQWMTEEERHVVFQYLQQIPPPLIDVNRFSNWNRFLRTTSYLLRAVKLFRRGGLSGPLTSDELQQAENFLWRQVQFEAFPDEYCLLEFNKSNPDKEKNKSRSVAHSTDCHRIWTMRA is encoded by the exons ATGTACGTAGCAGATCTGGTGGAACACTTGCGCAATCCAATGTTGGTGCAGGAGTTGGTGGAGAAGCTTCCGTCACAAATGCGAATGCAGTGGTCCTGGTACAAGCGTACAATTTCGGACGTCAACCTGGCGACGTTCGGCGATTTCATGTCAGAATTAGTAAAGACTGTGACAGAT CGATGGGATCAACCGCTGATTATCAAACATccaatgaaaatatcacaacGGATTTCGGTGGCCATCTCCGGAGCCGGGTTCAAGAGTAAATTTCAGCTGAAAAATGTGCATACGGTGCAGAAGTTGAAGCTCCAAGGACAGTCGTTCCAGTACAGCGAGCTCCAAAAGATCTATCCACACCTCAGAGGACTTCCACTAAACAACTACTCTAACGCAGTACCGAGAATGATTATTGGTATCGATTACGCGCAATTGCTTACTACATTGAAAGTGCGAGAAGGTAAAACCAACGAACCCGTTGCAGCGAAAACGCGACTAGGTTGGTGCGTGTACGGTAAGAAGGTTAACGGTAGCAGTGCTGTTACGCGGTTGCATGTTCACTCGGAGGACATCGAAAACCGCGAGCTGCACGAGTTAATGAGGCAGTATTACAATGTCGAGGAGGCAGCAGTGGCTACACCGTTAGAGTCGGAGGACGACAAACGAGCCCGAATTATTCTGGAGAATACTACGCGAAGAGTAAAAGGTGGTTTCGAAACCGGGCTCCTGTGGAAGTATGACAAACCATCGTTCCCAAATAACTATCCGATGGTCGTACGCAGAATGCAGTCGTTAGAGAAGCGACTTGCCAAGGAACCAGGTCTGCGGGAGCGACTAAACGTACTGATAACAGAGTACAAATCGAAAGGGTATGCACACAGAATAACACAAAGGAAGATGGAGTCGACGGATGCGGGTCGCGAGTGGTACCTACCAGTTGGAATTGTAAGAAACTCGAAGAAGCCCGAGAAGATTCGTCTGATTTGGGATGCTGCAGCGCGGGTTAATGGTGTATCGCTGAACGATATGCTCCTGAAGGGGCCAGATATGCTGACTTCACTATTTACAGTTCTGCTGAGATTTCGTCAAAGACCAGTTGCAGTGTGTGGGGACATCCGTAAGATGTTCCACCAAATACGGATAATATCACAGGATAAACAGTCCCAAAGATTCATTTATCGGGAGCAACTTGATCAACCACCGCAGGTCTTCATCATGGACGTGGCAACCTTTGGCGCGACGTGCTCACCGTGTTCTGCACAGTACATAAAGAACACGAACGCGCAAAACTTCAAGTCACTATTCCCGAAAGCTACCGAAACGATCATCATAGCCCATTATGTAGGCGATTACTTGGACAGCGTGGACACGATTGAAGAAGCGATTCAAATAATAGAGGAAGTGAAATACGTGCATGCTAGAGAAGGGTTTGACATTCGGCACTTCTCGTCCAATTCATCTGAGGTACTGCGACGTCTAGGTGAGATAAGGCAGATACACGAGAAATCGATGATATTGGATAAGACCGTGGAATCGAAGCGTGTTCTTGGTATGGTGTGGAAACCCGCGGCAGACGTTTTCACATTTGATGTTACCTTGATGGACGATTTATCGTTGCTGTTGTTCGGATGGAGTCACGCCCACGAAACG ATTCTCATGCAGCACATCTGGAGATCTGGCACGGACTGGGATGAAAAGATTTCGGACGGTCTGCACGATCTGTGGGACGACTGGACGCGACTTTTGAAACGGTTGAGCGACGTGGAAGTTGCTCGCTGTTTCTTTGGTGAGACGAGTAGTAAGCGGCATAGCGGGATACAATTCCACGTGTTCGTTGATGCAAGCGAGTTAGCGTACGCCTGTGTTGCATATCTGCGGATCGTGCAAGAGGGAATCGTGCGATGTGTCCTTGTTGCGGCAAAGACAAAGGTGGCGCCGCTAAAGCCGCTCTCCATCCCTCGCCTAGAGCTGCAGGCAGGACTAATAGGTTCCCGGTTGATGGTGAATGTATGTTCTTCTTTGGACCTTCCCATCGAAAAGCGTTTCATGTGGACAGACTCCAGAACAGTTCTATTTTGGGTTCGATCGGATAGTCGGCGATATCACCCGTACGTAGGGTTTCGCGTCGGCGAGATTCTGAATGCCTCCTCCGTTAATGAGTGGCATTGCGTCCCGTCCAAGCAAAACGTGGCCGATGATGCTACAAAGTGGGGTGTTGGGCCCAGCTTCAATCCGAGTAACCGCTGGTATATTAGTCAGAACTTTCTATACTTTCCAGAGAAAGAATGGCCCGAGCAACCGACAAAGCAATGGATGACGGAAGAAGAACGGCATGTTGTGTTCCAGTACCTTCAACAAATACCGCCACCATTGATCGACGTGAACAGGTTCTCGAACTGGAACCGTTTTTTGCGAACGACGTCGTACTTGCTAAGAGCAGTTAAGCTGTTTCGGAGAGGGGGTCTGTCTGGGCCACTGACGAGCGATGAGCTGCAGCAGGCGGAAAACTTCTTGTGGCGGCAGGTTCAGTTTGAAGCCTTTCCTGATGAGTACTGTCTGCTAGAATTCAACAAGTCAAACCCAGATAAGGAAAAAAACAAATCGAGAAGTGTAGCCCACTCTACGGACTGTCAtcgtatatggacgatgagggCATGA